In Mycolicibacterium lutetiense, the sequence GCAACCCATCCTGAGACGATGATCACCGCGAGAAATACCCACCCCTGCCAGTAATCGAAGGTGCCGGCCGGCAGGAAGACGAGTAATACCACCGTCAAAACGCCAAGCGTGCCGCTGGCCAGAGTTTTCATCAAAGACTTCATGGCACCTCGATGCTGCGCATTGATCTTCCCAGCTAGCTGCGTACATCCGCGCAGTCGGACCGGTCGTCTTTCCGGTTCTTTCGAGCCCAGCGCCGCGTGGGTGCGGTAATCGGATTTGGTAGCGGCCGCCGTCCAGAACGCGACAGGCCGATTCCATGGGGGAGTGACCTACACGTTCGGGTCGACAACTCGATGAGTAACGCAGCGAATATTCTCGGATCCGAGCTCGCGTCTGATCCAGCACCAGATCGGAAGCGGTTCACCAGACCAGTGGCACTAGGCGGTGTGGAACTTTCGTCATGTAGCTGTGGTAGCCCGCCAACTCCTCTTGGAGCAGCGTTTCCTCGTCATGGATTCGCAGAGCGAATATCACGGGGGCGGGAATGGCGAAAATGAGTCCCCAGTAGGAACCGAGCGCGAGGGGCGTACCGAAATACAGAAGCGTGTTGGCCGTGTACATCGGGTGCCGCACGATGCCGTATATGCCGGTGGAGATGAGGGGCTGGTTTTCCTCCACTCGTATGGTTGTGGCCGCATGGCTGTTCTGGGCGAAGACCAGTGCTGCCCCAACAATTCCCCCTACGACCAGGGCATAGCCAAGGACGGAGATCAGCACGGGAACGTGCGACCAACCAAAACGGTGGTCGAGCGAGCTGACGACGACCAATGCGATCCAGCAGGTATATACGCCCCATATCAAGGCCTTCTGCACCGGTCGTGATTCGGAGGCAGGCATGCGACGTTGGAGCATCGCGGGGTCCGTGCGTAGGAGATAGATGCTCGCGATCCACGAGGCAAGTACCAGCACGCCGAAAAACAGCCATGCCTGCCAGTAGTGGAGAGTGCCTGCCGGCGCGAACAGCAGCAACCAGAGTGCCGCCATTATGAGGGATCCGGTCAGCAGCATTTTGAGCATGGATTTCATGAGATCTCCCCTGGGCCCCGCAACGATCCTCTCGGGCCTCAGGGTACATCCGCAATATCGCTGGCTCGGTCGATTTCGCAGCTTCTTGTGCCTGGTCAGGCCCGCATTGCCGGCGCCACTGCTGAGTTCGGTGCTGGGAAGTTCCCGCAACCGGGCCCGACTCAAAGAAAGGTGCCGGTGAGCGAGAA encodes:
- a CDS encoding methyltransferase family protein, encoding MKSMLKMLLTGSLIMAALWLLLFAPAGTLHYWQAWLFFGVLVLASWIASIYLLRTDPAMLQRRMPASESRPVQKALIWGVYTCWIALVVVSSLDHRFGWSHVPVLISVLGYALVVGGIVGAALVFAQNSHAATTIRVEENQPLISTGIYGIVRHPMYTANTLLYFGTPLALGSYWGLIFAIPAPVIFALRIHDEETLLQEELAGYHSYMTKVPHRLVPLVW